The DNA segment TCTTTCTTTGCGCCCAACTTCAAAACGTAAACCTCTCCGCTCTCTGCAACTTTacataaacaaaaacatttttttgtgcttGAAACGTACTCTCGAGTTCAATCCCGGCGGTCAGCACCAAATTACTTTTGCAAACGTCGTCGCTGCCGCAGTTCTTCTGGAACGTCGCTTCGAAGGTCTTCACCGAAGTCCTGTTCAAAATTGGAGAATCGATGGCGTCTTCGTGGAGGGTGTAGTTGACTTGGAACTGAAACGCAAACCCTACAATCTACGAGTTTAGGACGTGAAAACGCGACTACCTTGATTGGGGTCACAATGTCTCCGTTGCCCTCTACGAGATACGCGACTTTATCCACGCAGTAATTTTTTGAGACATCAGTAACGTTAATAAACTCCCTAAAATCGTTCACCGTATTTTGATTGTTGCCAAACGTCACTCTTCGGATCTTCTTTGTTAACTCCTTAATTTCGTAGATCACCTCCACGGCTTGCGTCAACCGAAACTCACTCAAAGTGAAGCACGTTTTGAACGaaaaactaaaacaaattGTAGTTGTTTTGACTGACGACTGTTGTAAAGTCGTACcaagttttgtcgctgtctgGGTCCTGTTCGCAACCCTTCCTTGTGGCATTGATGTTTTTGAGTTCGTTGCCCTCCACAGTTATACGAATGTCTATGATGGGTCGAGTCTTGAAGAGTATGACCCTGTCGGATTCGTACGCCCCCACGAGTAAGTCGGGGTAGTCGTTCAGGTCCATATCGATACCCCCACTCAACGAATACCCCACCGTTTTAAAATTCCGTATTTTGATAATCTGCGAGGGTTCACGCTGCAAGCTTTTGCGGTCCCCTAGGTAGATGTAGACGGCGCCGCCACGTTCTTCGTAGGGCGCCCCGATCGCCACATCCCTGTACCCGTCCTTGTTGATGTCTCCTAGCGAAGTCATGGAGAACCCGAACCTGGACTCGGCCTTTCCCGTCCAAACGCTGTGGGCTTTGCACGAGTCCTTCCGACAGTTCGTCAAGTCGTTGTACAAGTAAACGGCGCCGCCTTTGTCCTTCTCGTAGAAAAACGGAGCGCTCACCAGGAACTCGTCGAGActagaagaagaaaaagtgaGCGAGATGTTCACATGACGCGATTACCACCCGCACCCGTCCTGGTCAATATCGACGGCCAGGATCTCGTAGCCGAAACTGGAGCCAAACTGTGTCCCGTTGATGATCAGGTGAATCCCCAACTCTTCGATCGACTTGGTCTTGTCGAAGAAGAACACTTGACCGACGAGGTTCGACCGGGGGGCCCCCGAGACGTAGGTCAAGACCTTCCGGTCGAAAAATCGCCCCCCGGTCACGCTCATCCCCAAGTAGCTGTACTTGTTTATGGGCTCGGGTGTGTCGCTCAAGGGTCCTTTGTACACGATCTTGTCCTTTTCGAGGAAATCTCCGACCACGCTTTGGGCGAAGATGGTTCCGCGCCAGGTGTAGGGCCCGGGGGAGCCCATCACGGCGAACCCGTCGTCCAGCATCGCCAAGCTCGTCCCCACTTGGCAGTAGCCGAACTGCTGGTGCAACCTGGAGCGGCCGCGGTCAAATCGAACGTCGACACAGACAACACACTTACTTTTCTGTGGGGCGACCCTTGCACGGCTCCAACGCTTCTTCCACCCCTAAATTGTTGGTCAACAAGTAGCACAGCCCCATACCGTAATGGTAGAGGGTCAAGTTGGAGCTCTGGATGTATCGGTGGGCGCAAACCACCACCTTCCCGCCGGGTCTTTGCGACTTGACAGACACCCCCAACCACTGGTCGTTCTTGATTTCGTCGTGTCCCGGGCCCATCAGTCTGGGGGCTTCGCGCATCTTAGGCGTGTCATCGTAGTCGAAGTCGTCTAATAAGAAAAATAGTCAGCGATTGGGGCTCTCGATCCGTTTGTTGTGTTAGTATGATGCACAATCGGCAGTAGTTGTTCGCGGGTATGCAACCAGCAATACGCCGACTGCTGAGCGGTTGAACAACTACCGGTGGGTTAATTAAAACTCATGGCAAACGTGTACTACAGTGAAAGGGCTGGCACCCTTTTACACGGTTCTGTACGAAATGCGTCTATTTacactttttatttaaaatcaagcTGAGGATATGCGAAACACACACTTCAAACGGTTCTGATTGATTCACCACAAAAATCGGTGGTCTCTCAGTgttattacattattaataatgttatttcgattaattttcaaataagcCGAAGACCCTAAAACACTACAGCATTATTTCGCGTTCCATCACGTTCTCTTCGGCAAACGTCAATTCGCCAAGATTCATTTTCGTCTGTTCTCCATACTTCAAGGtcaagtgaaaataaattacaaaaaaaaaaatatatggtcGACCAGAGGaagaatattttgatttatAACACGCATCGATCGACTCAAATGTACTGTTGCCGTTCACTTGATGTTTCACACCAGCGTCGTTTAATTGCTTTTACCAAGAAGCAGACTCATCGCAAGCAAATGTCAATTTCGCGACCTTTCCACTTCCTCCTATTATAAACAAGACATGATCAATTTCTCTCATTGAACGTATGACGCCCaacaagtaattttaattgtacaagggaaaacaaacaaagttAACAATTCTTCTTTTAATCGCTCTCTGGTAACaatatttgacagatattaTTTCATTACGTCTAAATGGAGTAAAGTAACtgtaattaaatgtcatttggCGTTGATTTACGTTGGCATCTCTGCgacataaatttgacatttgagaaaatgacagtgaaattttttacaaaatcatCCTCTGCAATCTCAATAATGAAGAACTTCGTTGTCACTCTTTGCGATTacgtaaatatatttttaaagaatCTGTGTGTATTTTACTCGTTCTTGTAGGTGACCGTGTTTGGATgcttgtacatttttttttgcgagACGGATCCCATTTACTTGGAGCGTCCTACATTTATGAAGACTCAAAGTTAAATCTCGGGAGTCATAAGTCACTACAAAGAGAGAATGAGTGAGCACATCCTTTGTTGCCTATTTTTGGAAAGCTAATCTGT comes from the Tenebrio molitor chromosome 9, icTenMoli1.1, whole genome shotgun sequence genome and includes:
- the mew gene encoding integrin alpha-PS1 isoform X2, producing the protein MHSLRRLLICLIVLVCRTKVLSFNIETRNPIVKKGQQQGSYFGFSVAQHVVNEGSKNQTDYWILVGAPLGQNLQPLTNRSGALFKCPINRDDANDCEQVETDGKRDDFDYDDTPKMREAPRLMGPGHDEIKNDQWLGVSVKSQRPGGKVVVCAHRYIQSSNLTLYHYGMGLCYLLTNNLGVEEALEPCKGRPTEKLHQQFGYCQVGTSLAMLDDGFAVMGSPGPYTWRGTIFAQSVVGDFLEKDKIVYKGPLSDTPEPINKYSYLGMSVTGGRFFDRKVLTYVSGAPRSNLVGQVFFFDKTKSIEELGIHLIINGTQFGSSFGYEILAVDIDQDGLDEFLVSAPFFYEKDKGGAVYLYNDLTNCRKDSCKAHSVWTGKAESRFGFSMTSLGDINKDGYRDVAIGAPYEERGGAVYIYLGDRKSLQREPSQIIKIRNFKTVGYSLSGGIDMDLNDYPDLLVGAYESDRVILFKTRPIIDIRITVEGNELKNINATRKGCEQDPDSDKTCFSFKTCFTLSEFRLTQAVEVIYEIKELTKKIRRVTFGNNQNTVNDFREFINVTDVSKNYCVDKVAYLVEGNGDIVTPIKFQVNYTLHEDAIDSPILNRTSVKTFEATFQKNCGSDDVCKSNLVLTAGIELEKSGEVYVLKLGAKKEIILEANVTNNGESAYEAKLFVSHPEGLSYVALQSEKNKTSNIICTSYNDTTLVTCNLGNPYQENQAVTLRFRFEVRDIQEEKIALKVSVNSTSEELSKQTSQTLGVSLQKLASYEIKGETKSSNTFYSGEVKGESAMRHLQDIGPRIIHTYTVHNQGWWNIRDMQVVIRWPYQVYTERKEGGKWLLYLEKEPVIDSNATNYCTVDPQDSVNPLHLNSSGVEPEPDEEDPYATGDSTDRSKPQVRRKRDVADVIPSQVVTDSEGKQRRVVSMNCTLKTARCARITCHISQLNEYSQVSIKIFSRLWNSTLREDYSQVDRVIIGSSAEVIIADKSIIHSKDSKRSAEIPLTAYAPVDLIQTGVNIWIIVGAVLAGLLLLIIVIVLLYKCGFFKRNRIKDHTLSGNLRKKGENETLLTESEKKQAKPM
- the mew gene encoding integrin alpha-PS1 isoform X1; amino-acid sequence: MHSLRRLLICLIVLVCRTKVLSFNIETRNPIVKKGQQQGSYFGFSVAQHVVNEGSKNQTDYWILVGAPLGQNLQPLTNRSGALFKCPINRDDANDCEQVETDGKRVAGGRYKYDFDYDDTPKMREAPRLMGPGHDEIKNDQWLGVSVKSQRPGGKVVVCAHRYIQSSNLTLYHYGMGLCYLLTNNLGVEEALEPCKGRPTEKLHQQFGYCQVGTSLAMLDDGFAVMGSPGPYTWRGTIFAQSVVGDFLEKDKIVYKGPLSDTPEPINKYSYLGMSVTGGRFFDRKVLTYVSGAPRSNLVGQVFFFDKTKSIEELGIHLIINGTQFGSSFGYEILAVDIDQDGLDEFLVSAPFFYEKDKGGAVYLYNDLTNCRKDSCKAHSVWTGKAESRFGFSMTSLGDINKDGYRDVAIGAPYEERGGAVYIYLGDRKSLQREPSQIIKIRNFKTVGYSLSGGIDMDLNDYPDLLVGAYESDRVILFKTRPIIDIRITVEGNELKNINATRKGCEQDPDSDKTCFSFKTCFTLSEFRLTQAVEVIYEIKELTKKIRRVTFGNNQNTVNDFREFINVTDVSKNYCVDKVAYLVEGNGDIVTPIKFQVNYTLHEDAIDSPILNRTSVKTFEATFQKNCGSDDVCKSNLVLTAGIELEKSGEVYVLKLGAKKEIILEANVTNNGESAYEAKLFVSHPEGLSYVALQSEKNKTSNIICTSYNDTTLVTCNLGNPYQENQAVTLRFRFEVRDIQEEKIALKVSVNSTSEELSKQTSQTLGVSLQKLASYEIKGETKSSNTFYSGEVKGESAMRHLQDIGPRIIHTYTVHNQGWWNIRDMQVVIRWPYQVYTERKEGGKWLLYLEKEPVIDSNATNYCTVDPQDSVNPLHLNSSGVEPEPDEEDPYATGDSTDRSKPQVRRKRDVADVIPSQVVTDSEGKQRRVVSMNCTLKTARCARITCHISQLNEYSQVSIKIFSRLWNSTLREDYSQVDRVIIGSSAEVIIADKSIIHSKDSKRSAEIPLTAYAPVDLIQTGVNIWIIVGAVLAGLLLLIIVIVLLYKCGFFKRNRIKDHTLSGNLRKKGENETLLTESEKKQAKPM
- the mew gene encoding integrin alpha-PS1 isoform X3, translating into MWSTRVAKTRPITDDFDYDDTPKMREAPRLMGPGHDEIKNDQWLGVSVKSQRPGGKVVVCAHRYIQSSNLTLYHYGMGLCYLLTNNLGVEEALEPCKGRPTEKLHQQFGYCQVGTSLAMLDDGFAVMGSPGPYTWRGTIFAQSVVGDFLEKDKIVYKGPLSDTPEPINKYSYLGMSVTGGRFFDRKVLTYVSGAPRSNLVGQVFFFDKTKSIEELGIHLIINGTQFGSSFGYEILAVDIDQDGLDEFLVSAPFFYEKDKGGAVYLYNDLTNCRKDSCKAHSVWTGKAESRFGFSMTSLGDINKDGYRDVAIGAPYEERGGAVYIYLGDRKSLQREPSQIIKIRNFKTVGYSLSGGIDMDLNDYPDLLVGAYESDRVILFKTRPIIDIRITVEGNELKNINATRKGCEQDPDSDKTCFSFKTCFTLSEFRLTQAVEVIYEIKELTKKIRRVTFGNNQNTVNDFREFINVTDVSKNYCVDKVAYLVEGNGDIVTPIKFQVNYTLHEDAIDSPILNRTSVKTFEATFQKNCGSDDVCKSNLVLTAGIELEKSGEVYVLKLGAKKEIILEANVTNNGESAYEAKLFVSHPEGLSYVALQSEKNKTSNIICTSYNDTTLVTCNLGNPYQENQAVTLRFRFEVRDIQEEKIALKVSVNSTSEELSKQTSQTLGVSLQKLASYEIKGETKSSNTFYSGEVKGESAMRHLQDIGPRIIHTYTVHNQGWWNIRDMQVVIRWPYQVYTERKEGGKWLLYLEKEPVIDSNATNYCTVDPQDSVNPLHLNSSGVEPEPDEEDPYATGDSTDRSKPQVRRKRDVADVIPSQVVTDSEGKQRRVVSMNCTLKTARCARITCHISQLNEYSQVSIKIFSRLWNSTLREDYSQVDRVIIGSSAEVIIADKSIIHSKDSKRSAEIPLTAYAPVDLIQTGVNIWIIVGAVLAGLLLLIIVIVLLYKCGFFKRNRIKDHTLSGNLRKKGENETLLTESEKKQAKPM
- the mew gene encoding integrin alpha-PS1 isoform X4, with amino-acid sequence MREAPRLMGPGHDEIKNDQWLGVSVKSQRPGGKVVVCAHRYIQSSNLTLYHYGMGLCYLLTNNLGVEEALEPCKGRPTEKLHQQFGYCQVGTSLAMLDDGFAVMGSPGPYTWRGTIFAQSVVGDFLEKDKIVYKGPLSDTPEPINKYSYLGMSVTGGRFFDRKVLTYVSGAPRSNLVGQVFFFDKTKSIEELGIHLIINGTQFGSSFGYEILAVDIDQDGLDEFLVSAPFFYEKDKGGAVYLYNDLTNCRKDSCKAHSVWTGKAESRFGFSMTSLGDINKDGYRDVAIGAPYEERGGAVYIYLGDRKSLQREPSQIIKIRNFKTVGYSLSGGIDMDLNDYPDLLVGAYESDRVILFKTRPIIDIRITVEGNELKNINATRKGCEQDPDSDKTCFSFKTCFTLSEFRLTQAVEVIYEIKELTKKIRRVTFGNNQNTVNDFREFINVTDVSKNYCVDKVAYLVEGNGDIVTPIKFQVNYTLHEDAIDSPILNRTSVKTFEATFQKNCGSDDVCKSNLVLTAGIELEKSGEVYVLKLGAKKEIILEANVTNNGESAYEAKLFVSHPEGLSYVALQSEKNKTSNIICTSYNDTTLVTCNLGNPYQENQAVTLRFRFEVRDIQEEKIALKVSVNSTSEELSKQTSQTLGVSLQKLASYEIKGETKSSNTFYSGEVKGESAMRHLQDIGPRIIHTYTVHNQGWWNIRDMQVVIRWPYQVYTERKEGGKWLLYLEKEPVIDSNATNYCTVDPQDSVNPLHLNSSGVEPEPDEEDPYATGDSTDRSKPQVRRKRDVADVIPSQVVTDSEGKQRRVVSMNCTLKTARCARITCHISQLNEYSQVSIKIFSRLWNSTLREDYSQVDRVIIGSSAEVIIADKSIIHSKDSKRSAEIPLTAYAPVDLIQTGVNIWIIVGAVLAGLLLLIIVIVLLYKCGFFKRNRIKDHTLSGNLRKKGENETLLTESEKKQAKPM